The Paenibacillus sp. MBLB1832 genome has a window encoding:
- the sigW gene encoding RNA polymerase sigma factor SigW, whose protein sequence is MNFVETRLAKLARNGDRNAFAELVELYKDKIFHLAYRMLNNKQEAEDAVQETFLRVYTNLHRYDENQKFSTWIFRIGTNLCIDKLRRRRHTYSLDAEMSDGEGNDYYAMLPSDEDTPEKQLIISETQAQIHRAIETLPEKYKSVVVLRYMHDMSLQEISEVLDMPVTTIKTRVHRGREYLRKKLEQEEQVVSTNPV, encoded by the coding sequence TTGAACTTTGTTGAAACACGACTGGCTAAGCTGGCCAGGAATGGGGATCGAAACGCTTTTGCGGAGCTCGTGGAGCTGTATAAGGATAAGATCTTTCATTTGGCTTACCGTATGCTGAATAACAAGCAAGAAGCTGAAGATGCCGTGCAAGAAACGTTTCTGCGTGTGTATACAAATTTGCATCGGTATGATGAGAATCAGAAGTTTTCTACATGGATTTTTCGGATTGGGACAAACCTGTGTATTGATAAACTGCGTAGGCGTAGGCATACATACTCGCTTGATGCGGAGATGTCGGACGGAGAGGGCAATGATTACTATGCTATGCTGCCTAGTGATGAGGATACGCCAGAGAAGCAGTTAATTATATCGGAGACACAAGCACAGATTCATAGAGCCATCGAGACGCTGCCTGAAAAATATAAGTCTGTTGTTGTGCTGAGGTACATGCATGATATGTCCCTGCAAGAGATTAGTGAAGTGCTTGATATGCCAGTGACGACGATCAAAACACGCGTACATCGGGGCCGCGAGTACCTGCGTAAGAAGTTGGAGCAAGAGGAACAAGTTGTTAGCACAAATCCTGTTTAG
- a CDS encoding DMT family transporter translates to MGRWVAIILVIIGASSYGLLSSFIKMAYDQGFTDSQITPAQMTMGTLFVWMLILFHKESWVNPFKGPWIKLSLIGIFGLSMTTILYNIALQDLDASLSIILLFQFTWMTIALDCIINRRWSKRMEAIAVVLILTGTVLAVNITDTNWSDLSLRGMVFGLISALTYSIFLFFTGQVESSLPPLMNSAIMLTAALPVLYVLFPPTVFVHENGGMLILWGLLLGLLGQAIPTVAFNIGIPRIGSSLAAMLGSMELPVAILAAYLLIGEPIGAMQWGGMALILGGIIISENKS, encoded by the coding sequence ATGGGGCGATGGGTAGCGATTATTCTTGTTATTATTGGGGCTTCGAGCTACGGCTTGCTCTCTTCTTTTATTAAAATGGCGTACGATCAAGGGTTCACAGATAGCCAGATTACGCCTGCACAGATGACTATGGGGACATTGTTCGTCTGGATGCTGATTCTTTTTCACAAGGAGTCGTGGGTCAATCCGTTTAAAGGGCCGTGGATTAAGCTGAGCTTGATTGGGATCTTCGGTTTGTCCATGACGACGATCCTTTATAATATTGCGCTGCAGGATTTGGATGCTTCGCTGTCTATTATTTTGCTTTTTCAGTTCACGTGGATGACCATTGCGTTGGATTGCATCATTAATAGAAGATGGTCAAAACGGATGGAAGCGATCGCGGTTGTTCTGATTTTGACAGGAACGGTGCTGGCTGTGAATATCACAGATACGAATTGGAGCGACCTGAGTTTACGCGGCATGGTATTCGGACTTATTTCGGCTTTAACGTATAGTATCTTTTTATTTTTTACAGGTCAGGTAGAAAGTTCGCTTCCTCCACTCATGAATTCTGCCATTATGCTGACGGCGGCGTTGCCTGTTCTCTATGTTTTGTTTCCACCGACGGTGTTTGTTCATGAAAATGGGGGGATGCTGATTCTGTGGGGCTTGCTGCTAGGCCTTCTAGGACAAGCGATACCGACCGTTGCGTTCAATATAGGGATACCGCGAATCGGAAGCAGTTTAGCTGCTATGCTAGGCTCAATGGAGCTTCCAGTGGCCATACTGGCGGCATATCTGCTGATTGGAGAGCCAATTGGCGCGATGCAATGGGGTGGCATGGCGCTTATTCTTGGCGGTATAATTATTTCTGAAAACAAATCGTAA
- the ppc gene encoding phosphoenolpyruvate carboxylase yields MVEIDIVLQKQSTNNLLRRDVRFLGHILGEVLVHQGGNDLLDVVERIREMSKSLRAHYVIEIYDEFKKTISSLDPVIRHQVIRAFAIYFQLVNIAEQNHRIRRKHDYERSSGESVQPGSIESIVQELKNTHIPTAEVKEILKSISLELVMTAHPTEAMRRAVLDINLRISEDMMKLDNPNLTHREREKLREKLLGEVLNLWQTDELRDRKPTVIDEVRNGLYYFDETLFDVLPEVYHELERCLNKYYPEDKWHVPSFLKFGSWIGGDRDGNPSVRANVTWETLGLHRQLALQKYEEVLKESLEHMSFSKNIVAVSDALLESIQADRDALGNVQDVWRNEKEPYRIKTTYMIEKVHNTGNANVPTTQKYNSPDEFIQDLQIMEASLRGHFADYVADKYIKKLIRQVELFGFHLAALDIRQHSKEHENAMTEILAKMGITPDYSKLSEEEKITLLTNVLNDPRPITSTYLDYSDGTKECLDVYRTVGMAQKEFGRNCINSYLISMTQGASDLLEVVVFAKEAGLYRKESDGTVTSTVQSVPLFETIDDLHAAPGIMSTLLAIPAYRASIDPETQLHEIMLGYSDSNKDGGVITANWELRMALQDITEAAKQFGVKLKFFHGRGGALGRGGMPLNRSIMAQPVETLGGGIKITEQGEVLSSRYSLQGIAYRSLEQATFALITASKLSRSPQRHSKEDKWENIMRGISEQAQTKYQDLIFRDEDFLTFFKESTPLPEIGELNIGSRPSKRKNSDKFEDLRAIPWVFSWTQTRYLLPAWYAAGTGLQSFAQGNEANLAVLKEMYEEWSFFRTMIDNLQMALAKADLLIAKEYGSLVKDSAIADRIFNLIKDEYELTSSIILQITGQQEILDNVPVIQESIRLRNPYVDPLSYMQVELLTELRALRENNEDDAILLREVLLTINGIAAGLRNTG; encoded by the coding sequence ATGGTGGAGATTGATATCGTCCTACAAAAACAAAGTACGAATAATCTGCTGCGCAGAGATGTTCGTTTTCTTGGACACATACTAGGTGAAGTTCTTGTACATCAAGGCGGTAATGATCTGCTGGATGTTGTTGAACGCATTCGTGAGATGAGCAAGTCGTTAAGAGCACACTATGTCATTGAGATCTACGATGAATTTAAGAAAACAATTTCTTCTCTGGATCCCGTTATTCGCCATCAGGTGATTCGTGCTTTTGCTATATATTTTCAACTAGTCAATATTGCAGAACAAAATCATCGTATTCGTCGTAAACACGACTATGAGCGCTCTTCGGGTGAATCTGTACAACCAGGTTCAATCGAGAGTATTGTTCAAGAGTTGAAGAATACGCATATTCCAACTGCTGAGGTTAAAGAAATCCTCAAATCGATTTCCTTGGAACTTGTTATGACTGCACACCCAACTGAAGCTATGCGTCGTGCTGTGCTTGATATTAATCTTCGAATTTCGGAAGACATGATGAAGTTGGATAATCCGAATTTGACGCACCGTGAACGTGAGAAATTGCGTGAGAAGCTCCTGGGCGAGGTTCTTAATCTTTGGCAAACTGACGAGCTTCGTGATCGTAAACCAACGGTTATCGATGAGGTTCGCAATGGTTTGTACTATTTCGACGAGACGCTATTCGATGTATTGCCAGAAGTGTATCATGAGCTGGAGCGGTGCTTAAATAAATATTACCCAGAAGACAAGTGGCATGTGCCGTCTTTCTTGAAGTTCGGTTCATGGATCGGTGGAGATCGCGATGGGAATCCTTCGGTTCGTGCGAATGTAACATGGGAAACCCTAGGATTGCACCGTCAATTAGCGTTGCAGAAGTATGAAGAGGTTCTGAAAGAATCGCTTGAGCATATGAGCTTCAGCAAAAACATTGTAGCGGTCAGCGATGCCCTGCTCGAATCGATCCAGGCGGATCGCGATGCGCTAGGTAACGTTCAAGATGTTTGGCGGAATGAGAAAGAGCCGTACCGAATCAAAACGACCTACATGATCGAGAAGGTGCACAACACTGGTAATGCGAATGTGCCTACGACTCAGAAGTACAACAGTCCAGATGAGTTTATTCAAGATTTGCAAATCATGGAGGCTAGTTTGCGTGGACATTTTGCAGACTATGTGGCTGATAAATATATTAAGAAGCTGATTCGCCAGGTTGAGCTATTCGGATTCCACCTCGCTGCGCTGGATATTAGACAGCACAGTAAAGAGCATGAGAATGCGATGACGGAAATTTTGGCGAAAATGGGCATTACCCCAGATTACAGCAAGCTGTCGGAAGAAGAGAAGATTACCCTTCTGACCAATGTTCTGAACGATCCGCGTCCGATTACATCGACGTACTTGGATTACTCCGATGGTACGAAGGAATGTCTGGACGTTTACCGTACGGTCGGTATGGCGCAAAAGGAATTCGGACGCAATTGTATTAACAGCTACCTGATCAGTATGACACAAGGTGCGAGCGATTTGCTTGAGGTTGTTGTCTTCGCGAAAGAAGCAGGTCTCTATCGCAAAGAAAGCGATGGAACGGTGACGAGCACGGTGCAGTCTGTACCTTTGTTTGAGACAATCGATGACTTGCATGCTGCGCCTGGCATCATGAGCACATTGCTGGCGATTCCAGCGTATCGCGCAAGTATTGATCCAGAAACACAGCTGCACGAAATTATGTTGGGCTATTCGGATAGTAATAAAGACGGCGGCGTGATTACAGCGAACTGGGAGCTGCGGATGGCGCTTCAAGACATCACGGAAGCAGCGAAGCAATTCGGCGTGAAGCTGAAGTTCTTCCACGGCCGTGGAGGCGCACTAGGCCGCGGCGGTATGCCTTTGAACCGCAGCATTATGGCACAGCCTGTTGAGACGCTTGGCGGCGGCATTAAGATCACGGAGCAAGGCGAAGTATTATCTTCACGTTACTCTCTGCAAGGGATTGCGTACCGCAGCTTGGAGCAAGCGACGTTTGCTTTGATCACAGCATCGAAGCTGTCCCGTTCCCCACAGAGACATTCAAAGGAAGACAAGTGGGAGAACATTATGCGCGGCATTTCGGAGCAGGCGCAAACGAAGTATCAGGATCTTATTTTCAGAGACGAGGACTTCTTAACCTTCTTCAAAGAATCTACGCCACTGCCTGAGATCGGTGAGCTGAATATCGGTTCCCGTCCGTCCAAGCGGAAGAATAGTGATAAGTTCGAAGATCTGCGCGCGATCCCGTGGGTGTTCTCATGGACGCAAACGAGATACCTGCTTCCAGCATGGTATGCGGCAGGTACGGGCTTGCAAAGTTTTGCACAGGGGAATGAAGCGAATCTAGCTGTCCTGAAAGAAATGTATGAGGAATGGTCCTTCTTCCGTACGATGATTGATAATTTGCAAATGGCGTTAGCCAAAGCTGATCTTCTAATTGCGAAAGAATACGGCAGCTTAGTAAAAGATTCCGCGATTGCTGACCGAATCTTTAACCTCATTAAAGATGAGTATGAATTAACGTCATCAATTATTTTACAAATTACAGGTCAACAAGAGATCTTGGACAATGTGCCTGTTATTCAAGAATCGATTAGATTGCGTAACCCTTACGTAGATCCGCTTAGCTACATGCAAGTTGAGCTGCTGACGGAGCTTCGTGCACTGCGTGAAAACAATGAGGATGACGCGATTCTGTTACGTGAAGTACTTCTTACAATCAATGGGATTGCCGCGGGTCTTCGGAATACGGGCTGA
- a CDS encoding stage II sporulation protein M, which yields MNTRSLLHHFKEMKHYFIVVVLVFGFSFYLGWANSASFSHFLKDQLAGLETVSKTLSNKENPQVWFFIFIFLNNAIKSILIIFAGLLLGVWPLFMLVANGMILGYVLSLQTNENTLSIVMKGILPHGIIEIPVILIACAYGLKLGMLVWKMGVQLLVPPERRTASVEMKRILHLTKPLIVGMVVLLLIAAIIESTLTYWLVHL from the coding sequence ATGAATACACGATCCTTACTTCATCATTTTAAAGAAATGAAACACTATTTCATTGTGGTTGTGCTAGTATTTGGATTTAGCTTCTATTTGGGGTGGGCGAACTCGGCGTCTTTTTCGCATTTTCTCAAAGATCAACTAGCTGGCTTAGAAACCGTGAGTAAAACTTTAAGTAACAAAGAGAATCCCCAAGTATGGTTTTTTATTTTTATATTTTTGAATAACGCAATCAAGTCCATCCTTATTATCTTCGCGGGACTACTGTTAGGTGTTTGGCCCCTTTTTATGCTAGTGGCGAATGGTATGATCCTGGGCTATGTGCTCTCGTTACAAACGAATGAGAATACATTGTCAATTGTTATGAAGGGAATATTGCCGCATGGGATTATTGAGATCCCTGTCATTTTAATTGCCTGTGCTTATGGATTGAAATTAGGGATGCTGGTTTGGAAAATGGGGGTGCAGTTGCTAGTCCCTCCTGAAAGGAGAACGGCTAGTGTTGAGATGAAACGAATTCTCCATTTGACCAAGCCGCTTATAGTAGGGATGGTGGTTCTTCTCCTCATTGCGGCGATCATCGAAAGCACTCTCACCTACTGGTTGGTTCATTTGTAA
- the pdaB gene encoding polysaccharide deacetylase family sporulation protein PdaB, with protein sequence MNYFFVINAKKLKQYLFIALAIIFSAAIIYSEQSNVSVFMNAEPSAIYSVQTDKKVIALTFDISWGETRAEPILKTLKDNGVKNATFFLSSPWSKSHPNIVAQIKSEGYEIGSHGNKFDNYSSLSDEDIRKEITTAHGILTELIGKEPNLIRLPNGDFDKRVLRIADDLGYSVIQWDTDSQDWLNKGVDSIVNRVVNKAHPGDIVLLHASDSSQQTQQALPAIIEQLRSKGYQFVSVSELIKQTEVETTPVEDQAMKQIH encoded by the coding sequence ATGAACTATTTTTTCGTAATAAACGCTAAGAAATTAAAACAATATTTGTTCATCGCCCTTGCTATTATCTTTTCTGCAGCGATTATTTACTCTGAACAAAGCAATGTCTCTGTCTTTATGAATGCCGAACCTTCCGCTATCTATAGCGTGCAAACCGACAAGAAGGTGATCGCCCTTACGTTCGATATCTCCTGGGGGGAGACACGGGCAGAGCCTATTTTGAAAACGTTAAAAGATAACGGCGTGAAAAATGCCACCTTCTTCTTATCTTCACCTTGGAGCAAGAGTCATCCAAACATTGTTGCACAAATTAAGAGTGAAGGCTATGAAATCGGTTCGCATGGCAATAAGTTTGATAATTACAGCAGTCTCAGCGATGAAGATATTCGTAAAGAGATTACGACAGCCCACGGCATTTTGACGGAATTAATCGGTAAAGAACCGAATCTTATCCGACTCCCTAACGGAGATTTCGACAAACGTGTCTTGCGTATTGCCGATGACTTAGGGTATTCGGTTATCCAGTGGGATACGGACTCTCAGGACTGGTTGAATAAAGGTGTAGATTCGATCGTAAACCGCGTAGTTAATAAGGCACATCCCGGTGACATCGTTCTCCTCCACGCCAGCGATTCATCACAGCAAACACAGCAGGCATTACCTGCCATTATCGAGCAGCTGCGTTCCAAAGGTTATCAATTCGTTAGTGTTAGTGAGTTGATTAAGCAGACAGAAGTTGAAACGACTCCTGTTGAGGATCAGGCTATGAAACAAATTCATTAA
- a CDS encoding KinB-signaling pathway activation protein — translation MTLRKWFHFFWTTLLIGMIVSTGIGLILQFSDKEFSVMGLSAVGFNLINMILGGATISVLSQMGFFAYLIVRFIAMGLIRSKWVWDVLQVAIVVIVVFDLVYLRKTNSESSDSLLGYVILPIIVLLISLAVSYWKVKLTNKNAFIPTLFFMSAVTVLEAVPALKLDNPASSLFMLAPLFVCNAWQILTLHKILENKKS, via the coding sequence GTGACGTTGCGTAAATGGTTTCATTTTTTTTGGACAACATTGTTAATCGGTATGATTGTTTCTACAGGGATTGGACTTATACTTCAATTTTCTGACAAAGAGTTTTCAGTGATGGGATTATCAGCCGTCGGATTTAATTTAATAAATATGATTCTCGGCGGTGCCACAATAAGCGTATTAAGTCAAATGGGATTTTTCGCATACTTAATCGTACGATTTATTGCCATGGGTCTGATTCGGTCCAAATGGGTATGGGATGTTTTACAAGTGGCGATCGTCGTAATTGTAGTATTCGATCTCGTCTATTTGAGAAAAACGAATTCTGAGAGTTCAGATTCACTGCTGGGTTACGTTATTTTGCCAATCATCGTCCTATTGATTTCATTAGCGGTAAGCTATTGGAAGGTTAAGTTAACGAATAAGAACGCATTTATTCCAACGCTTTTCTTCATGAGTGCGGTAACCGTGCTTGAAGCTGTACCTGCTTTAAAATTGGATAACCCAGCATCAAGTCTCTTTATGTTGGCGCCGCTGTTCGTTTGTAATGCATGGCAAATTTTGACCTTGCATAAAATATTGGAAAACAAAAAGAGCTAA
- the gerD gene encoding spore germination lipoprotein GerD, with translation MSQIRLRKLHVLPMISMAFLLASCGSDTSSQGQSQANTYKETKTMILDILKSDDGKKAISAANRSIMNGDVGANGVAGQSQIKLLSANESLQLQMAVKDVLTAKENNKFLTDMMKDPKFAGDFAMAIQKETKQMFKELLKDPAYQKSLIDVMKNPDYEKMVLDVMKTAPYRQQMMTVMEESIQSPLFRAQLVELLKTAISQQSKPDQMPSAKSAAKEGEKAGEKEGEKEGEKKKDESSDDTEKKDGEKKDGQDSGS, from the coding sequence ATGTCACAGATCAGACTTAGAAAATTGCATGTCCTACCTATGATTTCGATGGCTTTTCTTCTCGCTTCTTGCGGATCCGATACCTCCTCGCAGGGCCAATCTCAAGCCAATACGTATAAAGAAACGAAGACGATGATTCTTGATATTTTGAAATCCGATGATGGCAAAAAAGCCATTAGTGCGGCAAACCGCAGCATTATGAATGGGGATGTCGGTGCAAATGGCGTTGCAGGTCAATCTCAAATTAAGCTGTTGTCCGCGAATGAGTCGCTTCAATTGCAAATGGCTGTTAAGGATGTACTTACGGCCAAAGAAAATAATAAGTTTCTCACCGATATGATGAAGGATCCGAAGTTCGCTGGCGACTTCGCCATGGCGATTCAGAAAGAAACGAAACAAATGTTTAAGGAGCTTCTGAAGGATCCAGCCTACCAGAAATCGCTCATTGACGTCATGAAAAACCCTGATTATGAAAAGATGGTGCTTGATGTAATGAAAACAGCGCCATACCGTCAACAAATGATGACTGTCATGGAAGAATCCATCCAAAGCCCTCTATTTCGGGCGCAGTTGGTGGAATTGCTGAAAACAGCGATTTCACAGCAAAGTAAACCTGATCAAATGCCATCTGCCAAAAGCGCCGCTAAAGAAGGAGAGAAGGCAGGAGAAAAGGAAGGGGAAAAAGAGGGCGAGAAGAAGAAAGATGAGTCATCGGATGACACTGAGAAAAAGGATGGCGAGAAAAAAGACGGCCAAGATTCTGGTTCTTAA
- a CDS encoding Mrp/NBP35 family ATP-binding protein, translating into MIQKEQLLEALQTLIEPHFNKSIVELNLVRDVMIKEESVSLSLIVLTEDESYKEQARAAIQQTLANIGVQQVHIRFRLMTEHERSRLEETAHNHKHDAEKKPVQPPIQQPILGQSSTVEFIAVASGKGGVGKSTVTVNLAVALARKGKKVGIIDADIYGFSIPDMMGIEEQPQLVENVILPVEKFGVKVISMGFFVQDNAPVVWRGPMLGKMLRNFFNEVNWGDVEYILLDLPPGTGDVALDVHQLIPQSKEIIVTTPHATAAFVAARAGAMAIQTDHEILGIVENMSYYESKDGNVDYIFGKGGGAKLAEDLHSELLAQIPLGAPDNHISEIDYSPSVYKADSKAGRIYLEVADRVISKLEK; encoded by the coding sequence ATGATTCAGAAGGAACAACTACTTGAAGCGTTGCAGACGCTGATTGAACCGCATTTTAATAAAAGCATCGTTGAATTAAATTTAGTCCGTGATGTGATGATTAAAGAAGAATCCGTATCTTTGAGCCTTATCGTTTTGACTGAGGATGAAAGTTACAAAGAGCAAGCTAGAGCTGCCATTCAGCAAACTTTAGCAAATATAGGTGTTCAGCAAGTACATATTCGGTTCAGATTGATGACTGAGCATGAACGCAGCCGCTTGGAAGAAACTGCGCACAACCATAAGCATGACGCAGAGAAGAAGCCTGTTCAACCTCCGATTCAACAGCCGATCCTAGGACAATCCTCGACCGTCGAGTTTATTGCTGTGGCTAGTGGGAAAGGTGGCGTGGGCAAATCGACAGTAACTGTGAACCTAGCTGTAGCGCTCGCGCGAAAAGGTAAAAAAGTCGGTATCATTGATGCGGATATTTATGGCTTCAGCATTCCAGATATGATGGGCATTGAGGAGCAGCCTCAGCTCGTAGAGAACGTCATTTTACCAGTTGAGAAGTTTGGGGTTAAGGTTATTTCGATGGGCTTTTTCGTCCAGGATAATGCTCCTGTGGTGTGGCGTGGGCCGATGTTGGGTAAAATGCTCCGCAACTTCTTCAACGAAGTGAACTGGGGAGACGTTGAATACATCCTGTTAGACCTTCCACCAGGTACGGGGGATGTCGCGCTTGATGTACATCAATTGATTCCACAAAGCAAAGAAATCATTGTCACCACACCGCATGCGACGGCTGCATTTGTAGCTGCGAGAGCAGGGGCGATGGCTATTCAGACAGATCATGAAATTCTAGGGATCGTCGAAAACATGTCCTATTATGAGAGCAAAGATGGTAATGTGGATTACATTTTTGGTAAAGGTGGAGGTGCGAAGCTTGCGGAAGATCTGCATAGCGAATTGCTTGCACAAATTCCGTTGGGCGCACCAGATAATCATATTTCGGAAATCGATTACTCACCTTCCGTTTATAAGGCAGACTCAAAGGCAGGGCGCATTTACCTTGAAGTGGCAGACAGGGTTATTTCGAAGTTAGAAAAGTAA
- the cwlD gene encoding N-acetylmuramoyl-L-alanine amidase CwlD, whose translation MRKRKKRLVVWLTLSGSMKLVLSALLVGLVVFIYAYELPTTKTWSDWTLPLSGKTIALDAGHGGPDGGAESKDGVIEKDINLAITLQLRDYLQQAGAVVVLTRETDTDLAESGTKGYSKRKTQDLHNRANLIQENNADLFLSIHLNSIPSEKWRGAQTFYYLNNPNNPNLAALIQAELRRNLENTDRVAKLADKTVYLLKTLKIPSALIEVGFLSNPEEAKLLADERYQKMLAASVYQGILRYFAGEKVGTAS comes from the coding sequence ATGCGTAAACGAAAGAAAAGGTTAGTGGTTTGGCTGACCTTGAGCGGAAGTATGAAGCTGGTGCTTTCAGCACTTTTGGTTGGACTAGTTGTCTTTATTTATGCCTACGAGCTTCCTACAACGAAGACGTGGTCCGATTGGACGCTCCCTCTATCCGGCAAAACAATTGCATTAGACGCAGGCCACGGTGGCCCTGATGGAGGCGCAGAGAGCAAGGATGGCGTGATTGAAAAAGATATTAACCTGGCGATCACCTTACAGCTGCGCGACTATTTGCAACAAGCAGGAGCGGTTGTTGTGCTAACAAGAGAAACGGATACAGACCTTGCAGAATCTGGAACGAAGGGATACAGCAAGAGGAAGACGCAAGATCTCCATAATCGCGCCAACCTCATTCAAGAAAACAATGCGGATCTGTTCCTTAGTATTCATTTGAATAGTATTCCTTCTGAGAAGTGGCGAGGCGCACAAACGTTTTATTATTTGAATAACCCAAACAATCCGAATTTAGCTGCTTTAATCCAAGCTGAATTGCGTCGTAATCTGGAAAATACCGATCGTGTAGCAAAGCTGGCAGATAAAACAGTCTATTTATTAAAAACGCTGAAAATCCCAAGCGCGCTGATTGAGGTAGGCTTTCTATCAAATCCAGAAGAAGCCAAATTGTTGGCGGATGAGCGATATCAAAAAATGCTCGCGGCTTCCGTATACCAAGGTATTTTGAGATATTTTGCTGGGGAAAAAGTGGGAACGGCCTCGTAA